A single region of the Oncorhynchus keta strain PuntledgeMale-10-30-2019 chromosome 4, Oket_V2, whole genome shotgun sequence genome encodes:
- the pcgf1 gene encoding polycomb group RING finger protein 1 isoform X4, with translation MAEQGPMAIAMRLRNQLQSVYKLDPLRNEEEVKLKIKDLNEHIVCYLCAGYFIDATTITECLHTFCKSCIVKYLQTSKYCPMCNIKIHETQPLLNLKLDRVMQDIVYKLVPGLQESEDKRIKEFYQSRGLERVVQPPGEDSIPDTGLPFTSFDHSKAHFYRYDEQVSLCLERQSSSLSEKKDKTKLTLHQKFVRCSVRAEVRHLRKVLCHRLNVEKHQIQMLFNNESLPDHMTMKRLWISHWFGKAQPLVLHYTIKDKRTR, from the exons ATGGCGGAGCAAGGGCCAATGGCGATAGCTATGCGGCTAAGAAATCAACTCCAGTCCGTATATAAGCTCGACCCGTTACGAAATGAG GAGGAAGTGAAGTTGAAGATCAAAGACCTGAACGAGCACATAGTGTGCTATCTCTGTGCCGGGTACTTCATCGATGCCACAACTATTACCGAGTGTCTGCATACAT TCTGTAAGAGTTGTATCGTGAAATACCTCCAAACCAGCAAGTATTGTCCAATGTGCAACATAAAGATCCATGAAACCCAGCCTTTATTGAACCTGAAATTGGATAGAGTGATGCAAGACATTGTCTACAAACTGGTTCCAGGACTTCAAGAAA GTGAAGACAAGAGAATAAAGGAATTCTATCAGTCGCGTGGGCTTGAGAGAGTTGTCCAACCGCCTGGGGAAG ACTCCATACCAGATACAGGATTACCTTTTACCAGCTTTGACCATTCCAAGGCCCACTTCTACAGATATGACGAGCAGGTCTCGCTTTGTCTAGAGAGGCAAAG TTCATCTCTGTCTGAAAAAAAAGATAAGACCAAACTGACTCTTCAT CAGAAGTTTGTGCGCTGCTCGGTCCGAGCCGAGGTGAGACACCTGCGTAAAGTGCTGTGTCATCGACTGAATGTGGAGAAGCACCAG ATCCAGATGTTGTTCAATAATGAGTCCCTTCCAGATCACATGACCATGAAACGGCTGTGGATCTCTCACTGGTTTGGCAAG GCTCAACCGTTGGTCCTTCACTACACTATTAAGGACAAAAGGACAAGATAG
- the pcgf1 gene encoding polycomb group RING finger protein 1 isoform X3, with product MAEQGPMAIAMRLRNQLQSVYKLDPLRNEQEEVKLKIKDLNEHIVCYLCAGYFIDATTITECLHTFCKSCIVKYLQTSKYCPMCNIKIHETQPLLNLKLDRVMQDIVYKLVPGLQESEDKRIKEFYQSRGLERVVQPPGEDSIPDTGLPFTSFDHSKAHFYRYDEQVSLCLERQSSSLSEKKDKTKLTLHQKFVRCSVRAEVRHLRKVLCHRLNVEKHQIQMLFNNESLPDHMTMKRLWISHWFGKAQPLVLHYTIKDKRTR from the exons ATGGCGGAGCAAGGGCCAATGGCGATAGCTATGCGGCTAAGAAATCAACTCCAGTCCGTATATAAGCTCGACCCGTTACGAAATGA GCAGGAGGAAGTGAAGTTGAAGATCAAAGACCTGAACGAGCACATAGTGTGCTATCTCTGTGCCGGGTACTTCATCGATGCCACAACTATTACCGAGTGTCTGCATACAT TCTGTAAGAGTTGTATCGTGAAATACCTCCAAACCAGCAAGTATTGTCCAATGTGCAACATAAAGATCCATGAAACCCAGCCTTTATTGAACCTGAAATTGGATAGAGTGATGCAAGACATTGTCTACAAACTGGTTCCAGGACTTCAAGAAA GTGAAGACAAGAGAATAAAGGAATTCTATCAGTCGCGTGGGCTTGAGAGAGTTGTCCAACCGCCTGGGGAAG ACTCCATACCAGATACAGGATTACCTTTTACCAGCTTTGACCATTCCAAGGCCCACTTCTACAGATATGACGAGCAGGTCTCGCTTTGTCTAGAGAGGCAAAG TTCATCTCTGTCTGAAAAAAAAGATAAGACCAAACTGACTCTTCAT CAGAAGTTTGTGCGCTGCTCGGTCCGAGCCGAGGTGAGACACCTGCGTAAAGTGCTGTGTCATCGACTGAATGTGGAGAAGCACCAG ATCCAGATGTTGTTCAATAATGAGTCCCTTCCAGATCACATGACCATGAAACGGCTGTGGATCTCTCACTGGTTTGGCAAG GCTCAACCGTTGGTCCTTCACTACACTATTAAGGACAAAAGGACAAGATAG
- the pcgf1 gene encoding polycomb group RING finger protein 1 isoform X1: MRALSPVPKVMERELPTMCAEVYPCCCSGQLMQEEVKLKIKDLNEHIVCYLCAGYFIDATTITECLHTFCKSCIVKYLQTSKYCPMCNIKIHETQPLLNLKLDRVMQDIVYKLVPGLQESEDKRIKEFYQSRGLERVVQPPGEDSIPDTGLPFTSFDHSKAHFYRYDEQVSLCLERQSSSLSEKKDKTKLTLHQKFVRCSVRAEVRHLRKVLCHRLNVEKHQIQMLFNNESLPDHMTMKRLWISHWFGKAQPLVLHYTIKDKRTR; the protein is encoded by the exons ATGCGAGCGCTTTCTCCCGTCCCtaaagtgatggagagagagctgCCTACCATGTGTGCGGAAGTCTACCCGTGTTGTTGTTCTGGGCAGCTAATGCAG GAGGAAGTGAAGTTGAAGATCAAAGACCTGAACGAGCACATAGTGTGCTATCTCTGTGCCGGGTACTTCATCGATGCCACAACTATTACCGAGTGTCTGCATACAT TCTGTAAGAGTTGTATCGTGAAATACCTCCAAACCAGCAAGTATTGTCCAATGTGCAACATAAAGATCCATGAAACCCAGCCTTTATTGAACCTGAAATTGGATAGAGTGATGCAAGACATTGTCTACAAACTGGTTCCAGGACTTCAAGAAA GTGAAGACAAGAGAATAAAGGAATTCTATCAGTCGCGTGGGCTTGAGAGAGTTGTCCAACCGCCTGGGGAAG ACTCCATACCAGATACAGGATTACCTTTTACCAGCTTTGACCATTCCAAGGCCCACTTCTACAGATATGACGAGCAGGTCTCGCTTTGTCTAGAGAGGCAAAG TTCATCTCTGTCTGAAAAAAAAGATAAGACCAAACTGACTCTTCAT CAGAAGTTTGTGCGCTGCTCGGTCCGAGCCGAGGTGAGACACCTGCGTAAAGTGCTGTGTCATCGACTGAATGTGGAGAAGCACCAG ATCCAGATGTTGTTCAATAATGAGTCCCTTCCAGATCACATGACCATGAAACGGCTGTGGATCTCTCACTGGTTTGGCAAG GCTCAACCGTTGGTCCTTCACTACACTATTAAGGACAAAAGGACAAGATAG
- the pcgf1 gene encoding polycomb group RING finger protein 1 isoform X2: MRALSPVPKVMERELPTMCAEVYPCCCSGQLMQEVKLKIKDLNEHIVCYLCAGYFIDATTITECLHTFCKSCIVKYLQTSKYCPMCNIKIHETQPLLNLKLDRVMQDIVYKLVPGLQESEDKRIKEFYQSRGLERVVQPPGEDSIPDTGLPFTSFDHSKAHFYRYDEQVSLCLERQSSSLSEKKDKTKLTLHQKFVRCSVRAEVRHLRKVLCHRLNVEKHQIQMLFNNESLPDHMTMKRLWISHWFGKAQPLVLHYTIKDKRTR; encoded by the exons ATGCGAGCGCTTTCTCCCGTCCCtaaagtgatggagagagagctgCCTACCATGTGTGCGGAAGTCTACCCGTGTTGTTGTTCTGGGCAGCTAATGCAG GAAGTGAAGTTGAAGATCAAAGACCTGAACGAGCACATAGTGTGCTATCTCTGTGCCGGGTACTTCATCGATGCCACAACTATTACCGAGTGTCTGCATACAT TCTGTAAGAGTTGTATCGTGAAATACCTCCAAACCAGCAAGTATTGTCCAATGTGCAACATAAAGATCCATGAAACCCAGCCTTTATTGAACCTGAAATTGGATAGAGTGATGCAAGACATTGTCTACAAACTGGTTCCAGGACTTCAAGAAA GTGAAGACAAGAGAATAAAGGAATTCTATCAGTCGCGTGGGCTTGAGAGAGTTGTCCAACCGCCTGGGGAAG ACTCCATACCAGATACAGGATTACCTTTTACCAGCTTTGACCATTCCAAGGCCCACTTCTACAGATATGACGAGCAGGTCTCGCTTTGTCTAGAGAGGCAAAG TTCATCTCTGTCTGAAAAAAAAGATAAGACCAAACTGACTCTTCAT CAGAAGTTTGTGCGCTGCTCGGTCCGAGCCGAGGTGAGACACCTGCGTAAAGTGCTGTGTCATCGACTGAATGTGGAGAAGCACCAG ATCCAGATGTTGTTCAATAATGAGTCCCTTCCAGATCACATGACCATGAAACGGCTGTGGATCTCTCACTGGTTTGGCAAG GCTCAACCGTTGGTCCTTCACTACACTATTAAGGACAAAAGGACAAGATAG
- the lbx2 gene encoding transcription factor LBX2 produces the protein MTSSKDMKAGSVLQSSGEERRRGPLDQLPPPANSNKPLTPFSIEDILSKPSVKKSVANLCPPRVIEKVSGSNAARNGISTPSSPLCALEELASKTFKGLEVSVIQAAEGREHVNAFGQRQTSKKRRKSRTAFTNHQIYELEKRFLYQKYLSPADRDQIAQQLGLTNAQVITWFQNRRAKLKRDLEEMKADVESLKKVPPQTLQKLVNMEDIDDLQGSSGAISPSISPSSQGHGAFPQSPSSSRDQTTDEFSEEEEEIEVDD, from the exons ATGACCTCCAGTAAAGACATGAAGGCAGGCTCGGTGTTGCAGTCCAgcggtgaggagaggagacggggtcCCTTGGACCAGCTTCCACCCCCGGCCAACTCAAACAAGCCTCTGACGCCGTTCAGCATTGAGGATATCCTAAGCAAACCCTCTGTGAAGAAGTCCGTTGCAAATCTCTGTCCGCCGAGAGTTATTGAAAAAGTGTCCGGCTCAAATGCAGCAAGGAACGGTATTAGCACTCCCTCTTCGCCGTTATGCGCTCTGGAGGAACTAGCCAGCAAAACATTTAAAGGTCTGGAAGTCAGCGTTATACAAGCAGCTGAAG GCCGTGAGCATGTAAACGCCTTTGGACAGAGACAAACCTCAAAAAAGAGGAGAAAGTCCCGGACAGCTTTCACCAACCATCAGATATATGAACTTGAGAAGCGCTTTTTGTACCAGAAATATCTGTCTCCGGCCGATCGAGACCAGATTGCACAGCAACTGGGGCTAACCAATGCTCAGGTCATCACCTGGTTTCAGAACAGACGGGCCAAGCTCAAGAGAGACTTGGAAGAGATGAAAGCAGACGTGGAGTCGCTCAAAAAAGTCCCACCACAAACCCTGCAAAAGCTAGTCAACATGGAAGACATTGACGACCTGCAAGGAAGCTCTGGAGCAATATCCCCTAGCATCTCCCCGTCGTCACAAGGACACGGAGCATTTCCTCAGTCCCCCTCCTCATCCAGAGACCAAACCACGGACGAAttctcagaggaggaagaagagattGAGGTGGACGATTGA